The Ovis aries strain OAR_USU_Benz2616 breed Rambouillet chromosome 6, ARS-UI_Ramb_v3.0, whole genome shotgun sequence genome includes a window with the following:
- the NEUROG2 gene encoding neurogenin-2: protein MFVKSETLELKEEEDVLVLLGSASPASAALTPVSSSADEEEEEELGAAGGARRQLGAEAGPAALGGSPGGAEGCRPARLLGVVHECKRRPPRARAVSRGAKTAETVQRIKKTRRLKANNRERNRMHNLNAALDALREVLPTFPEDAKLTKIETLRFAHNYIWALTETLRLADHCGGGGLPGALFSEAVMLSPGGTSAALSSSADSPSPASTWSCTNSPAESSSASSSSTSPYSCTLSPASPEGSDMDYWQPPPPDKHRYAPHLPIVRDCI, encoded by the coding sequence ATGTTCGTCAAATCCGAGACCTTGGAGttaaaggaggaggaggacgtgCTGGTGCTGCTTGGCTCGGCCTCCCCCGCCTCGGCGGCTCTGACCCCGGTATCTTCCAGCGCTgacgaggaggaagaggaggagctggGCGCGGCGGGCGGAGCGCGTCGGCAGCTTGGGGCAGAGGCCGGGCCCGCGGCGCTGGGCGGCTCGCCGGGAGGAGCCGAGGGCTGCCGGCCGGCGCGGCTGCTGGGTGTGGTGCACGAGTGCAAGCGGCGCCCTCCGAGGGCAAGGGCTGTTTCTCGCGGCGCCAAGACGGCCGAGACCGTGCAGCGCATCAAGAAGACCCGCAGACTGAAGGCCAACAACCGCGAGCGCAACCGCATGCACAATCTCAACGCGGCGCTGGACGCGCTGCGCGAGGTGCTCCCCACATTCCCAGAGGACGCCAAGCTCACCAAGATCGAGACCCTGCGTTTCGCCCACAACTACATATGGGCGCTCACCGAGACCCTGCGCCTGGCTGATCACTGCGGGGGCGGCGGCCTGCCCGGGGCGCTCTTCTCGGAGGCAGTCATGCTGAGCCCGGGAGGCACTAGCGCCGCCTTGAGCAGCAGCGCAGACAGCCCTTCGCCCGCCTCCACGTGGAGCTGCACAAACAGCCCCGCGGAGTCTTCCTCGGCGTCCTCCAGCTCCACCTCCCCCTACAGCTGCACTTTATCTCCCGCCAGCCCGGAGGGTTCAGACATGGACTATTGGCAGCCCCCACCTCCAGACAAGCACCGCTACGCACCTCACCTCCCCATAGTCAGGGACTGTATCTAG